The DNA segment aaaatgaaaaaattatttggatTGGAAATTGGAAGAAGTACTCTgtaagtattattttttacatagtcAAATTTGGTGGTTTAATTTTATGTCTAGATTTTGCTGTCATTCATAGCATACatttataaaagtttataaaaatgttctttattttcttccaacaTAAAGTTATTAATTTAATTAGTGCATTCGGTATTTACCAGGAGTTCTGTAGGAATCATGAGTAGCTTTTGGGTTTTTCTGCATATAAAAGTGTAAGTATCATATTATGTAATAATTCATGTAATTATCCTTATTTAGGAATGTTTAATgtacttcttttttctcttcacagattctttcAACTTTTAAGAACAAATGCACCTTATAGCTCatggaagaaaaaacacaaatcaaGACATTTTTGGGTTCCAAGTTGCCAAAGTATGGAACAAAATCTGTAAGAAGTACATTGCAGCCAATGCCAAATGGGACACCTGTTAATTTATTAGGAACTTCCAAGAATAGTAATGTCAAAAGTTACATCAAAAATAATGGCTCTGATTGTCCATCATCTCATTCATTTAATTGGAGGAAAGCAAATAAATATCAGCTTTGTGCACAAGGTGCCGAAGAGCCTAACAATACTCAAAATTCACATGATAAAATAATTGATCCTGAAAAACGTGTTCCTACTCAAGGAATGTTTGATAAAAATGGGATAAAGGGAGGTTTGAAAAGTGTTTCTTTATTCACATCAAAGTTAGCAAAGCCATCCACtatgtttgtgtcatctacagaGGAGTTAAACCAAAAGTCTTTTTCTGGACCATCTAATTTGGGTAAATTCACCAAAGGCACATTATTAGGAAGGACTTCATATTCTTCGGTCAATACTCCAAAATCACAGTTGAATGGATTTTATGGAAACAGATCAGCTGGTAGCATGCAAAGGCCTAGAGCGAACTCCTGTGCCACCAGAAGCAGTTCTGGAGAAAGCTTAGCTCAATCCCCAGACAGTAGTAAATCTATTAATTGTGAAAAAATGGTAAGGTCACAAAGTTTTTCACATTCCATTCAGAATTCATTCCTTCCACCTTCATCTATAACCAGATCACATTCCTTTAATAGAGCTGTGGATCTTACAAAGCCTTATCAGAACCAACAGCTATCCATTAGAGTGCCTCTACGGTCAAGTATGCTAACAAGAAATTCCCGGCAGCCAGAAGTACTCAATGGGAATGAACATTTGGGGTATGGATTTAATAGGCCTTATGCTGCTGGTGGAAAGAAGTTGGCTTTATCAAATGGCCCAGGTGTAACTTCTACTTTAGGTTATAGAATGGTTCATCCCTCTCTACTGAAATCTAGCCGATCTCCATTTTCTGGGACTATGACAgttgatggaaataaaaattcaccTGCTGACACATGTGTCGAGGAAGATGCTACAGTTTTGGCTAAGGACAGAGCTGCTAATAAGGACCAAGAACTGATTGAAAATGAAAGTTATAGAACAAAAAACAACCAGACCATGAAACATGATGCTAAAATGAGATACCTGAGTGATGATGTGGATGACATTTCCTTGTCGTCTTTGTCATCTTCTGATAAGAATGATTTAAGTGAAGACTTTAGTGATGATTTTATAGATATAGAAGACTCCAACAGAACTAGAATAACTCCAGAGGAAATGTCTCTCAAAGAAGAGAAACATGAAAATGGGCCACCACAGGATATGTTTGATTCccccaaggaaaatgaaaaagcctTCAGTaaaactgatgaatggatagatataAGTGTCTCTGGTAAATATTACTTACCTTaagtttttttgctttcttttaaataatataactGAACTTACATTCAGGATTATCTTCAGATAGATTTCAAGATATTATCAGTTTCACGGAGGGATAGATCTAGACAAAATTGAGGTGGGGCAACGTTTATTTTCCTGTGACTTTTGCTCCATACCCCATTTTTCACCCTATCCAAGACAATATTAATAAAACCACTCTTAACCTTTGTTGTTCTTTGGCTGTTATACACAGCCTATTCCTGCTTAGTATATGCAGTGCTTCTAAATGACTTCCCCTGCTTACCTCAACCAGTGTGGTATGCCATTAAACAAACCATCTCTTCTCTTAGGATAGCATTTCATTGCTATTTGTTAAGAGTAAAGCTGTACCAAAGGGTACAATGAGATAATATAGGTTATGTCTAATCTCACGGATTTTTTTATCCTAGAAAATTCTTCTTGTTTAGCAATTTTTTAGATACACTTCCTGAgagagctttatttatttattaaactgaAGAAAGTGAAATAATACCTGTTAAACATTTCCTCTTATGTTTGGTTATCCTGTTACTAAATGCtggataaaatgtatttggtatttGTATGCCCATATACCTGAATAAAGAACAACTAAAGGGATTAGATATAGACATGTGGTATAATCAGGGGACTAGATCGTGCATAGAAATGCATGTACAAACCCTTGATTGTCTATAGGTCTTCTAAAAGAGACTGCCGGAACAAGTTTATTTCCTTATAGGGAGGCAATTATGAGTACCCTACATTATTTAATCTATGAAGTTAAATAGTGTACACAGAGGAAAAGGAGTTTC comes from the Pan troglodytes isolate AG18354 chromosome 8, NHGRI_mPanTro3-v2.0_pri, whole genome shotgun sequence genome and includes:
- the CCSER2 gene encoding serine-rich coiled-coil domain-containing protein 2 isoform X5; amino-acid sequence: MEEKTQIKTFLGSKLPKYGTKSVRSTLQPMPNGTPVNLLGTSKNSNVKSYIKNNGSDCPSSHSFNWRKANKYQLCAQGAEEPNNTQNSHDKIIDPEKRVPTQGMFDKNGIKGGLKSVSLFTSKLAKPSTMFVSSTEELNQKSFSGPSNLGKFTKGTLLGRTSYSSVNTPKSQLNGFYGNRSAGSMQRPRANSCATRSSSGESLAQSPDSSKSINCEKMVRSQSFSHSIQNSFLPPSSITRSHSFNRAVDLTKPYQNQQLSIRVPLRSSMLTRNSRQPEVLNGNEHLGYGFNRPYAAGGKKLALSNGPGVTSTLGYRMVHPSLLKSSRSPFSGTMTVDGNKNSPADTCVEEDATVLAKDRAANKDQELIENESYRTKNNQTMKHDAKMRYLSDDVDDISLSSLSSSDKNDLSEDFSDDFIDIEDSNRTRITPEEMSLKEEKHENGPPQDMFDSPKENEKAFSKTDEWIDISVSDRSECTKHASGNNLVSPDTDYRAGSSFELSPSDSSDGTYMWDEEGLEPIGNVHPVGSYESSEMNSIDILNNLESCDLEDDDLMLDVDLPEDAPLENVECDNMNRFDRPDRNVRQPQEGFWKRPPQRWSGQEHYHLSHPDHYHHHGKSDLSRGSPYRESPLGHFESYGGMPFFQAQKMFVDVPENTVILDEMTLRHMVQDCTAVKTQLLKLKRLLHQHDGSGSLHDIQLSLPSSPEPEDGDKVYKNEDLLNEIKQLKEEIKKKDEKIQLLELQLATQHICHQKCKEEKCTYADKYTQTPWRRIPGGYSAPSFSPWQGSFQGIPRTVPPHRRQTSSTTAFQQPSQTHRPHPGKTNKATAYRGPQ
- the CCSER2 gene encoding serine-rich coiled-coil domain-containing protein 2 isoform X3, coding for MEEKTQIKTFLGSKLPKYGTKSVRSTLQPMPNGTPVNLLGTSKNSNVKSYIKNNGSDCPSSHSFNWRKANKYQLCAQGAEEPNNTQNSHDKIIDPEKRVPTQGMFDKNGIKGGLKSVSLFTSKLAKPSTMFVSSTEELNQKSFSGPSNLGKFTKGTLLGRTSYSSVNTPKSQLNGFYGNRSAGSMQRPRANSCATRSSSGESLAQSPDSSKSINCEKMVRSQSFSHSIQNSFLPPSSITRSHSFNRAVDLTKPYQNQQLSIRVPLRSSMLTRNSRQPEVLNGNEHLGYGFNRPYAAGGKKLALSNGPGVTSTLGYRMVHPSLLKSSRSPFSGTMTVDGNKNSPADTCVEEDATVLAKDRAANKDQELIENESYRTKNNQTMKHDAKMRYLSDDVDDISLSSLSSSDKNDLSEDFSDDFIDIEDSNRTRITPEEMSLKEEKHENGPPQDMFDSPKENEKAFSKTDEWIDISVSDRSECTKHASGNNLVSPDTDYRAGSSFELSPSDSSDGTYMWDEEGLEPIGNVHPVGSYESSEMNSIDILNNLESCDLEDDDLMLDVDLPEDAPLENVECDNMNRFDRPDRNVRQPQEGFWKRPPQRWSGQEHYHLSHPDHYHHHGKSDLSRGSPYRESPLGHFESYGGMPFFQAQKMFVDVPENTVILDEMTLRHMVQDCTAVKTQLLKLKRLLHQHDGSGSLHDIQLSLPSSPEPEDGDKVYKNEDLLNEIKQLKEEIKKKDEKIQLLELQLATQHICHQKCKEEKCTYADKYTQTPWRRIPGGYSAPSFSPWQGSFQGIPRTVPPHRRQSESVSLTPILLWLPLHASSTTAFQQPSQTHRPHPGKTNKATAYRGPQ
- the CCSER2 gene encoding serine-rich coiled-coil domain-containing protein 2 isoform X2, with the protein product MEEKTQIKTFLGSKLPKYGTKSVRSTLQPMPNGTPVNLLGTSKNSNVKSYIKNNGSDCPSSHSFNWRKANKYQLCAQGAEEPNNTQNSHDKIIDPEKRVPTQGMFDKNGIKGGLKSVSLFTSKLAKPSTMFVSSTEELNQKSFSGPSNLGKFTKGTLLGRTSYSSVNTPKSQLNGFYGNRSAGSMQRPRANSCATRSSSGESLAQSPDSSKSINCEKMVRSQSFSHSIQNSFLPPSSITRSHSFNRAVDLTKPYQNQQLSIRVPLRSSMLTRNSRQPEVLNGNEHLGYGFNRPYAAGGKKLALSNGPGVTSTLGYRMVHPSLLKSSRSPFSGTMTVDGNKNSPADTCVEEDATVLAKDRAANKDQELIENESYRTKNNQTMKHDAKMRYLSDDVDDISLSSLSSSDKNDLSEDFSDDFIDIEDSNRTRITPEEMSLKEEKHENGPPQDMFDSPKENEKAFSKTDEWIDISVSDRSECTKHASGNNLVSPDTDYRAGSSFELSPSDSSDGTYMWDEEGLEPIGNVHPVGSYESSEMNSIDILNNLESCDLEDDDLMLDVDLPEDAPLENVECDNMNRFDRPDRNVRQPQEGFWKRPPQRWSGQEHYHLSHPDHYHHHGKSDLSRGSPYRESPLGHFESYGGMPFFQAQKMFVDVPENTVILDEMTLRHMVQDCTAVKTQLLKLKRLLHQHDGSGSLHDIQLSLPSSPEPEDGDKVYKNEDLLNEIKQLKEEIKKKDEKIQLLELQLATQHICHQKCKEEKCTYADKYTQTPWRRIPGGYSAPSFSPWQGSFQGIPRTVPPHRRQSESVSLTPILLWLPLHGVEKLVHYFSDKACLKYYSLPAAFPDPQTTPREN
- the CCSER2 gene encoding serine-rich coiled-coil domain-containing protein 2 isoform X4 → MEEKTQIKTFLGSKLPKYGTKSVRSTLQPMPNGTPVNLLGTSKNSNVKSYIKNNGSDCPSSHSFNWRKANKYQLCAQGAEEPNNTQNSHDKIIDPEKRVPTQGMFDKNGIKGGLKSVSLFTSKLAKPSTMFVSSTEELNQKSFSGPSNLGKFTKGTLLGRTSYSSVNTPKSQLNGFYGNRSAGSMQRPRANSCATRSSSGESLAQSPDSSKSINCEKMVRSQSFSHSIQNSFLPPSSITRSHSFNRAVDLTKPYQNQQLSIRVPLRSSMLTRNSRQPEVLNGNEHLGYGFNRPYAAGGKKLALSNGPGVTSTLGYRMVHPSLLKSSRSPFSGTMTVDGNKNSPADTCVEEDATVLAKDRAANKDQELIENESYRTKNNQTMKHDAKMRYLSDDVDDISLSSLSSSDKNDLSEDFSDDFIDIEDSNRTRITPEEMSLKEEKHENGPPQDMFDSPKENEKAFSKTDEWIDISVSDRSECTKHASGNNLVSPDTDYRAGSSFELSPSDSSDGTYMWDEEGLEPIGNVHPVGSYESSEMNSIDILNNLESCDLEDDDLMLDVDLPEDAPLENVECDNMNRFDRPDRNVRQPQEGFWKRPPQRWSGQEHYHLSHPDHYHHHGKSDLSRGSPYRESPLGHFESYGGMPFFQAQKMFVDVPENTVILDEMTLRHMVQDCTAVKTQLLKLKRLLHQHDGSGSLHDIQLSLPSSPEPEDGDKVYKNEDLLNEIKQLKEEIKKKDEKIQLLELQLATQHICHQKCKEEKCTYADKYTQTPWRRIPGGYSAPSFSPWQGSFQGIPRTVPPHRRQRVEKLVHYFSDKACLKYYSLPAAFPDPQTTPREN